A single Thermoleophilaceae bacterium DNA region contains:
- a CDS encoding sensor domain-containing diguanylate cyclase, whose product MQPNTPRHEIDRSGSPESSIAHLRGLLEVTRLLRGEHKLSSVLDAIARTVCESLGFATVVITLYRPAWNDFEVTAVHGSEEARGVLMGTVREWEDIAPLIHERFLRRGAYFIPHNEFDWNSIDGASFVPDWAPSSEPDAWHPEDALLVPLRRGDGSTLGLISVDEPASGRTPSDAELDVLVAVAAHAALAVESTQEAERAGHYRQSLEQLLLVSSRLTESRSIDSILESVCDGIREALRFEKVSIDLLDRTDGRFHVRAASGWDMAGVTLPPPVSIQSIKPLLDSQFEVEGCFLVTPEEARARVNTHEPTYSSVSNGRGPNAWNHHWLLVPLYDRDREVIALIWVDDPEDRLIPSRDSLKALRMFANQATTALDSMAQFEEMRFLADHDPLTRLGNRRSFMARLELETSRALRYGTSFALVVCDLDGFKDVNDRHGHLAGDQALEHVAAVLRDALRSSDGAYRLGGDEFGLILVEAGNEIAGDVVDRVSSALAFQQDERLSGLRASFGVAVCPADGVTPSALFNAADQAMYGAKRSGGEADLPV is encoded by the coding sequence ATGCAGCCGAACACGCCCCGACACGAGATCGACCGCTCCGGGTCGCCGGAGTCGTCGATCGCCCACCTGAGGGGACTTCTCGAGGTCACCCGCCTGCTGCGGGGCGAGCACAAGCTTTCCTCGGTCCTCGACGCGATCGCGCGCACCGTGTGCGAGTCGCTCGGCTTCGCCACGGTGGTGATCACCCTCTACCGGCCGGCCTGGAACGACTTCGAGGTCACCGCCGTGCACGGCAGCGAGGAGGCGCGCGGGGTTCTGATGGGAACCGTGCGCGAGTGGGAGGACATCGCCCCGCTGATCCACGAGCGCTTCCTGCGCCGTGGCGCCTACTTCATCCCCCACAACGAGTTCGATTGGAATTCCATCGACGGCGCGAGCTTCGTTCCGGACTGGGCGCCGAGCAGCGAGCCGGACGCGTGGCATCCCGAGGACGCGCTGCTCGTGCCGCTGCGCCGCGGCGACGGCAGCACGCTCGGGCTGATCTCCGTGGACGAGCCCGCGTCCGGGCGAACGCCGAGCGACGCCGAGCTGGACGTGCTCGTGGCCGTGGCCGCGCACGCCGCGCTGGCCGTTGAGAGCACTCAGGAGGCGGAGCGCGCCGGCCACTACCGGCAGTCCCTCGAGCAGCTGCTCCTCGTGTCCTCGCGGCTCACCGAGTCGCGCTCGATCGACTCCATCCTCGAATCGGTGTGCGACGGCATCCGTGAGGCGCTCAGGTTCGAGAAGGTCTCGATTGACCTGCTGGATCGAACGGACGGGCGCTTCCACGTGCGCGCCGCGTCGGGCTGGGACATGGCCGGCGTCACGCTCCCGCCGCCGGTGTCGATCCAATCGATCAAGCCGCTGCTCGACTCGCAGTTCGAGGTCGAAGGCTGCTTCCTCGTCACGCCCGAGGAGGCACGGGCGCGCGTGAACACCCACGAGCCCACCTACTCATCGGTGTCGAACGGCCGCGGGCCGAACGCCTGGAACCACCACTGGCTGCTCGTGCCGCTGTATGACCGCGACCGCGAGGTGATCGCGCTGATCTGGGTGGACGACCCGGAGGACCGCCTGATTCCCTCGCGCGACAGCCTCAAGGCCCTGCGCATGTTCGCCAACCAGGCCACGACCGCTCTCGACTCGATGGCCCAGTTCGAGGAGATGCGCTTCCTCGCCGACCACGATCCCCTCACTCGCCTCGGCAACCGCCGCTCGTTCATGGCGCGGCTCGAGCTCGAGACCTCGCGCGCGCTGCGCTACGGCACCTCGTTCGCGCTCGTGGTCTGCGATCTCGACGGGTTCAAGGACGTGAACGACCGTCACGGCCATCTCGCCGGCGATCAGGCCCTCGAGCACGTGGCGGCTGTGCTGCGCGACGCCCTGCGCAGCTCGGATGGCGCCTACCGGCTGGGGGGCGACGAGTTCGGTCTCATCCTGGTGGAGGCGGGGAACGAGATTGCGGGGGACGTGGTGGACCGCGTGTCCTCCGCGCTCGCGTTCCAGCAGGACGAGCGCCTGAGCGGGCTGCGCGCGAGCTTCGGCGTGGCGGTGTGCCCTGCCGACGGTGTCACGCCGAGCGCGCTCTTCAACGCCGCCGACCAGGCCATGTACGGAGCCAAGCGCTCCGGTGGCGAGGCCGACCTGCCCGTGTAG